Proteins from one Choloepus didactylus isolate mChoDid1 chromosome 4, mChoDid1.pri, whole genome shotgun sequence genomic window:
- the IGDCC4 gene encoding immunoglobulin superfamily DCC subclass member 4 isoform X3, protein MARGDARRGHGLIALTFCLLTARGELSLSPESTVELSCGVGPLHVILGPEQAVVLNCSLGTAAAGPPTSVTWSKDGGPLPEHDHLHLLPNGSLWLSLPLAPDGSDEVAPGALGVIEGSYSCLAHGPFGVVASQAAVVKLATLAGFSLHPESQTVEENGTARFECHIEGLPAPVITWEKDQVTVPEEPRLISLPNGVLQILDVQESDAGSYRCVATNSVRQHLSQEALLSVARRGSVAATRGQDVVIVAAPENTTVVSGQSVVMECVASADPTPFVSWVRQDGKPISTDVIVLGRTNLLIGSAQPRHSGVYVCRANKPRTRDFATAAAELRVLAAPAISQAPEALSRTRASTARFVCRASGEPRPALSWLHDGAPLRPNGRVKVQSGGGSLVITQIGLQDAGYYQCVAENGVGTACAAAPLAVVVRDGLPSAPTRVTATPLSSSAVLVAWERPELHSEQIIGFSLHYQKARGMDNVEYQFAVNNDTTELQVRDLEPNTDYEFYVVAYSQLGASRTSTPTVVHTLDDVPSAAPQLSLSSPNPSDIRVAWLPLPPGLSNGQVMKYKIEYGFGKEVPFAPAELKVWARMESLVVSWQPPPHPAQISGYKLYWREVGAEEEAHGESPPGSRGDQTWDVGPVRLKKKVKQYELTQLVPGRLYEVKLVAFNKHEDGYAAVWKGKTEKAPTPDLPIPRGPPLPPAHVHAESNSSTSIWLRWKKPDFTTVKIVNYTVRFSPWGLRNASLVTYYTSSSGEDILIGGLKPFTKYEFAVQSHGVDMDGPFGSVVERSTLPDRPSTPPSDLRLSPLTPSTVRLHWCPPTEPNGEIVEYLILYSNNHTQPEHQWTLLTTEGNIFSAEVHGLESDTRYFFKMGARTEVGPGPFSGLQDVITLQEKLSDSLDVHSVTGIIVGVCLGLLCLLACMCAGLRRGPHREALPGLSSTATTGNPALYSRARLGPPSPPAARELESLVHPRPQDWSPPPSDNEGKAEVHSLMGGGISDCRGHPKRKISWAQPAGPSWAGSWAGCELPQAGPVPSLAQALLPPAGTGQTLLLQALVYDAIKGTGRKKPPPACRNQVEAEVIVHSDFSASQGNTDLHLQDLEPEDLLPTEAPDLTLGVADLGHRADWLDMELGGCEQAATGPDRLTCLPEAASASCAYSDVQPTEVLEAPGASCQPKAPCPLAASPALPRGPVSSSA, encoded by the exons GGGAGCTGTCGTTGTCCCCGGAGTCCACAGTGGAGCTGAGCTGCGGAGTGGGGCCACTGCACGTGATCCTGGGCCCAGAACAGGCTGTGGTGCTGAACTGTAGCTTGGGGACTGCTGCTGCTGGACCCCCCACCAGCGTGACATGGAGCAAGGATGGGGGCCCCCTGCCCGAGCATGACCACCTGCACCTGCTGCCCAACGGCTCCCTGTGGCTGTCCCTGCCGCTAGCACCCGATGGCAGTGACGAGGTGGCCCCCGGGGCCTTGGGGGTCATTGAGGGCAGCTATTCTTGTCTGGCCCATGGCCCCTTCGGAGTGGTGGCCAGCCAGGCCGCTGTGGTCAAGCTCGCCA CACTTGCAGGCTTCTCTCTGCACCCTGAGTCTCAGACGGTAGAGGAGAATGGGACAGCTCGGTTTGAATGTCACATTGAAGGGCTGCCTGCACCAGTCATTACTTGGGAGAAGGACCAGGTGACAGTGCCTGAGGAGCCTCG GCTCATCTCTCTTCCCAACGGCGTCCTCCAGATCCTTGACGTTCAGGAGAGTGACGCAGGCTCCTACCGCTGTGTGGCCACCAACTCAGTCCGCCAGCACCTCAGCCAGGAGGCCCTACTCAGTGTGGCCCGCAGAG GGTCCGTGGCTGCCACCAGAGGGCAGGACGTGGTCATCGTGGCAGCTCCGGAGAACACCACGGTGGTGTCTGGCCAGAGTGTGGTGATGGAATGCGTAGCCTCAGCTGACCCCACCCCTTTCGTGTCCTGGGTCCGGCAGG ACGGGAAACCCATCTCCACGGATGTGATCGTTCTGGGGCGCACCAATCTACTAATAGGCAGCGCGCAGCCCCGCCACTCCGGTGTCTATGTCTGCCGAGCCAACAAGCCACGCACGCGCGACTTTGCCACGGCTGCCGCCGAGCTCCGCGTTCTGG CGGCCCCAGCCATCTCGCAGGCGCCCGAGGCGCTGTCGCGGACGCGGGCGAGCACAGCGCGCTTCGTGTGCCGCGCGTCCGGGGAGCCGCGGCCTGCGCTGAGCTGGCTGCATGACGGGGCGCCGCTGCGGCCCAATGGGCGCGTCAAAGTGCAGAGCGGCGGCGGCAGCCTGGTCATCACGCAGATCGGCCTGCAGGACGCCGGATACTACCAGTGCGTGGCCGAGAATGGCGTGGGCACTGCGTGCGCTGCCGCGCCGCTGGCCGTGGTGGTGCGCGACGGGCTGCCCAGCGCCCCCACGCGCGTCACGGCCACACCGCTGAGCAGCTCCGCTGTGCTGGTGGCCTGGGAGCGGCCGGAGCTGCACAGCGAGCAGATCATCGGCTTCTCCCTTCACTACCAGAAGGCGCGGG GCATGGACAACGTGGAGTACCAGTTTGCTGTGAACAATGACACCACAGAGCTACAGGTTCGGGACCTGGAGCCCAACACTGACTATGAGTTCTACGTGGTGGCCTACTCCCAGCTGGGGGCCAGCCGCACCTCGACCCCCACGGTGGTCCACACGCTGGATGATG TCCCCAGTGCAGCGCCCCAGCTCTCCCTGTCCAGCCCCAACCCCTCGGACATCAGGGTGGCGTGGCTGCCCCTGCCTCCTGGCCTGAGCAATGGGCAGGTGATGAAGTACAAGATAGAGTATGGTTTCGGAAAGGAAG TCCCCTTTGCTCCTGCAGAGTTGAAGGTGTGGGCAAGGATGGAGTCCCTGGTCGTGTCTTGGCAGCCGCCCCCTCACCCTGCCCAGATCTCTGGCTACAAACTGTACTGGCGGGAGGTGGGGGCCGAGGAGGAGGCCCATGGCGAGAGCCCTCCAGGGAGCCGTGGAGACCAGACTTGGGATGTGGGGCCCGTCCGGCTCAAGAAGAAAGTGAAGCAGTATGAGCTGACCCAGCTCG TCCCCGGACGGCTGTATGAGGTGAAGCTCGTGGCATTCAACAAACACGAAGATGGTTATGCAGCAGTGTGGAAGGGCAAGACAGAGAAGGCTCCCACACCAG ACCTGCCTATCCCAAGGGGGCCACCCTTGCCCCCTGCCCACGTCCATGCAGAATCCAACAGCTCCACATCCATTTGGCTTCGGTGGAAAAAACCAGACTTCACCACAGTCAAGATTGTCAACTACACTGTGCGCTTCAGCCCCTGGGGGCTCAGGAATGCCTCCCTGGTCACCTACTATACcag CAGCTCTGGCGAAGACATCCTCATTGGCGGGCTCAAGCCATTTACCAAATACGAGTTTGCGGTACAGTCCCATGGCGTGGACATGGATGGGCCCTTTGGCTCCGTGGTGGAGCGCTCCACCCTACCTGACC GGCCCTCGACGCCCCCATCCGACCTGCGCCTGAGCCCCCTGACGCCATCCACCGTTCGACTGCACTGGTGCCCCCCGACAGAGCCCAATGGGGAGATCGTGGAGTATCTGATCCTCTACAGCAACAATCACACCCAGCCAGAGCACCAGTGGACTCTGCTCACCACGGAGG GAAATATCTTCAGTGCTGAGGTGCACGGCCTAGAAAGCGACACTAGGTACTTCTTCAAGATGGGGGCACGCACAGAGGTGGGGCCCGGACCCTTCTCTGGTCTGCAGGATGTGATCActctccaggagaagctgtcaG ACTCCCTGGACGTGCACTCGGTCACGGGCATCATTGTGGGCGTCTGCCTGGGCCTCCTCTGCCTCCTGGCCTGCATGTGCGCTGGCCTGCGCCGCGGCCCTCACAG GGAAGCCCTTCCGGGTCTTTCTTCCACGGCCACCACTGGGAACCCTGCGTTGTACTCCCGAGCCCGGCTTGGCCCCCCCAGTCCTCCAGCTGCCCGTGAACTGGAGTCCCTTGTGCACCCCCGTCCCCAGGACTggtcccctcctccctcagacaaTGAGGGCAAGGCCGAAGTGCACAGCCTTATGGGGGGCGGCATTTCGGACTGCCGGGGTCACCCCAAGAGAAAG ATTTCCTGGGCTCAGCCAGCCGGGCCGAGCTGGGCAGGCTCCTGGGCGGGCTGTGAGCTGCCCCAGGCGGGCCCCGTGCCCTCGCTCGCCCAAGCCCTGCTACCCCCTGCTGGAACTGGGCAGACTCTGCTGCTGCAGGCTCTGGTGTATGACGCCATAAAG GGCACCGGGAGGAAGAAGCCGCCTCCAGCCTGCAGGAACCAGGTAGAGGCCGAAGTCATTGTCCACTCTGACTTTAGTGCCTCCCAAGGGAACACTGACCTCCATCTCCAAGACCTGGAACCTGAGGATCTCCTGCCTACAGAGGCTCCTGACCTCACCTTGGGTGTGGCGGATCTAGGGCACAGGGCAGACTGGCTGGACATGGAGCTGGGAGGGTGTGAGCAGGCAGCCACTGGGCCAGACAGACTTACCTGCCTGCCAGAGGCTGCCAGTGCTTCCTGCGCCTACTCGGATGTCCAGCCCACCGAGGTTCTGGAGGCCCCTGGGGCCAGCTGCCAGCCCAAGGCCCCCTGCCCTCTAGCAgccagcccagccctgcccagagGCCCTGTCTCCTCCTCTGCTTAG
- the IGDCC4 gene encoding immunoglobulin superfamily DCC subclass member 4 isoform X1, translating into MARGDARRGHGLIALTFCLLTARGELSLSPESTVELSCGVGPLHVILGPEQAVVLNCSLGTAAAGPPTSVTWSKDGGPLPEHDHLHLLPNGSLWLSLPLAPDGSDEVAPGALGVIEGSYSCLAHGPFGVVASQAAVVKLATLAGFSLHPESQTVEENGTARFECHIEGLPAPVITWEKDQVTVPEEPRLISLPNGVLQILDVQESDAGSYRCVATNSVRQHLSQEALLSVARRGSVAATRGQDVVIVAAPENTTVVSGQSVVMECVASADPTPFVSWVRQDGKPISTDVIVLGRTNLLIGSAQPRHSGVYVCRANKPRTRDFATAAAELRVLAAPAISQAPEALSRTRASTARFVCRASGEPRPALSWLHDGAPLRPNGRVKVQSGGGSLVITQIGLQDAGYYQCVAENGVGTACAAAPLAVVVRDGLPSAPTRVTATPLSSSAVLVAWERPELHSEQIIGFSLHYQKARGMDNVEYQFAVNNDTTELQVRDLEPNTDYEFYVVAYSQLGASRTSTPTVVHTLDDVPSAAPQLSLSSPNPSDIRVAWLPLPPGLSNGQVMKYKIEYGFGKEDQIFSTEVPGNETQLTLNSLQPNKVYRVRISAGTGAGYGAPSQWMQHRTPSMHNQSHVPFAPAELKVWARMESLVVSWQPPPHPAQISGYKLYWREVGAEEEAHGESPPGSRGDQTWDVGPVRLKKKVKQYELTQLVPGRLYEVKLVAFNKHEDGYAAVWKGKTEKAPTPDLPIPRGPPLPPAHVHAESNSSTSIWLRWKKPDFTTVKIVNYTVRFSPWGLRNASLVTYYTSSSGEDILIGGLKPFTKYEFAVQSHGVDMDGPFGSVVERSTLPDRPSTPPSDLRLSPLTPSTVRLHWCPPTEPNGEIVEYLILYSNNHTQPEHQWTLLTTEGNIFSAEVHGLESDTRYFFKMGARTEVGPGPFSGLQDVITLQEKLSDSLDVHSVTGIIVGVCLGLLCLLACMCAGLRRGPHREALPGLSSTATTGNPALYSRARLGPPSPPAARELESLVHPRPQDWSPPPSDNEGKAEVHSLMGGGISDCRGHPKRKISWAQPAGPSWAGSWAGCELPQAGPVPSLAQALLPPAGTGQTLLLQALVYDAIKGTGRKKPPPACRNQVEAEVIVHSDFSASQGNTDLHLQDLEPEDLLPTEAPDLTLGVADLGHRADWLDMELGGCEQAATGPDRLTCLPEAASASCAYSDVQPTEVLEAPGASCQPKAPCPLAASPALPRGPVSSSA; encoded by the exons GGGAGCTGTCGTTGTCCCCGGAGTCCACAGTGGAGCTGAGCTGCGGAGTGGGGCCACTGCACGTGATCCTGGGCCCAGAACAGGCTGTGGTGCTGAACTGTAGCTTGGGGACTGCTGCTGCTGGACCCCCCACCAGCGTGACATGGAGCAAGGATGGGGGCCCCCTGCCCGAGCATGACCACCTGCACCTGCTGCCCAACGGCTCCCTGTGGCTGTCCCTGCCGCTAGCACCCGATGGCAGTGACGAGGTGGCCCCCGGGGCCTTGGGGGTCATTGAGGGCAGCTATTCTTGTCTGGCCCATGGCCCCTTCGGAGTGGTGGCCAGCCAGGCCGCTGTGGTCAAGCTCGCCA CACTTGCAGGCTTCTCTCTGCACCCTGAGTCTCAGACGGTAGAGGAGAATGGGACAGCTCGGTTTGAATGTCACATTGAAGGGCTGCCTGCACCAGTCATTACTTGGGAGAAGGACCAGGTGACAGTGCCTGAGGAGCCTCG GCTCATCTCTCTTCCCAACGGCGTCCTCCAGATCCTTGACGTTCAGGAGAGTGACGCAGGCTCCTACCGCTGTGTGGCCACCAACTCAGTCCGCCAGCACCTCAGCCAGGAGGCCCTACTCAGTGTGGCCCGCAGAG GGTCCGTGGCTGCCACCAGAGGGCAGGACGTGGTCATCGTGGCAGCTCCGGAGAACACCACGGTGGTGTCTGGCCAGAGTGTGGTGATGGAATGCGTAGCCTCAGCTGACCCCACCCCTTTCGTGTCCTGGGTCCGGCAGG ACGGGAAACCCATCTCCACGGATGTGATCGTTCTGGGGCGCACCAATCTACTAATAGGCAGCGCGCAGCCCCGCCACTCCGGTGTCTATGTCTGCCGAGCCAACAAGCCACGCACGCGCGACTTTGCCACGGCTGCCGCCGAGCTCCGCGTTCTGG CGGCCCCAGCCATCTCGCAGGCGCCCGAGGCGCTGTCGCGGACGCGGGCGAGCACAGCGCGCTTCGTGTGCCGCGCGTCCGGGGAGCCGCGGCCTGCGCTGAGCTGGCTGCATGACGGGGCGCCGCTGCGGCCCAATGGGCGCGTCAAAGTGCAGAGCGGCGGCGGCAGCCTGGTCATCACGCAGATCGGCCTGCAGGACGCCGGATACTACCAGTGCGTGGCCGAGAATGGCGTGGGCACTGCGTGCGCTGCCGCGCCGCTGGCCGTGGTGGTGCGCGACGGGCTGCCCAGCGCCCCCACGCGCGTCACGGCCACACCGCTGAGCAGCTCCGCTGTGCTGGTGGCCTGGGAGCGGCCGGAGCTGCACAGCGAGCAGATCATCGGCTTCTCCCTTCACTACCAGAAGGCGCGGG GCATGGACAACGTGGAGTACCAGTTTGCTGTGAACAATGACACCACAGAGCTACAGGTTCGGGACCTGGAGCCCAACACTGACTATGAGTTCTACGTGGTGGCCTACTCCCAGCTGGGGGCCAGCCGCACCTCGACCCCCACGGTGGTCCACACGCTGGATGATG TCCCCAGTGCAGCGCCCCAGCTCTCCCTGTCCAGCCCCAACCCCTCGGACATCAGGGTGGCGTGGCTGCCCCTGCCTCCTGGCCTGAGCAATGGGCAGGTGATGAAGTACAAGATAGAGTATGGTTTCGGAAAGGAAG ATCAGATTTTCTCCACCGAGGTGCCAGGGAATGAGACACAGCTTACGCTGAACTCGCTTCAGCCCAACAAGGTGTATCGAGTACGGATTTCGGCTGGCACAGGTGCAGGCTACGGGGCCCCCTCCCAGTGGATGCAGCACAGGACGCCCAGTATGCACAACCAGAGCCATG TCCCCTTTGCTCCTGCAGAGTTGAAGGTGTGGGCAAGGATGGAGTCCCTGGTCGTGTCTTGGCAGCCGCCCCCTCACCCTGCCCAGATCTCTGGCTACAAACTGTACTGGCGGGAGGTGGGGGCCGAGGAGGAGGCCCATGGCGAGAGCCCTCCAGGGAGCCGTGGAGACCAGACTTGGGATGTGGGGCCCGTCCGGCTCAAGAAGAAAGTGAAGCAGTATGAGCTGACCCAGCTCG TCCCCGGACGGCTGTATGAGGTGAAGCTCGTGGCATTCAACAAACACGAAGATGGTTATGCAGCAGTGTGGAAGGGCAAGACAGAGAAGGCTCCCACACCAG ACCTGCCTATCCCAAGGGGGCCACCCTTGCCCCCTGCCCACGTCCATGCAGAATCCAACAGCTCCACATCCATTTGGCTTCGGTGGAAAAAACCAGACTTCACCACAGTCAAGATTGTCAACTACACTGTGCGCTTCAGCCCCTGGGGGCTCAGGAATGCCTCCCTGGTCACCTACTATACcag CAGCTCTGGCGAAGACATCCTCATTGGCGGGCTCAAGCCATTTACCAAATACGAGTTTGCGGTACAGTCCCATGGCGTGGACATGGATGGGCCCTTTGGCTCCGTGGTGGAGCGCTCCACCCTACCTGACC GGCCCTCGACGCCCCCATCCGACCTGCGCCTGAGCCCCCTGACGCCATCCACCGTTCGACTGCACTGGTGCCCCCCGACAGAGCCCAATGGGGAGATCGTGGAGTATCTGATCCTCTACAGCAACAATCACACCCAGCCAGAGCACCAGTGGACTCTGCTCACCACGGAGG GAAATATCTTCAGTGCTGAGGTGCACGGCCTAGAAAGCGACACTAGGTACTTCTTCAAGATGGGGGCACGCACAGAGGTGGGGCCCGGACCCTTCTCTGGTCTGCAGGATGTGATCActctccaggagaagctgtcaG ACTCCCTGGACGTGCACTCGGTCACGGGCATCATTGTGGGCGTCTGCCTGGGCCTCCTCTGCCTCCTGGCCTGCATGTGCGCTGGCCTGCGCCGCGGCCCTCACAG GGAAGCCCTTCCGGGTCTTTCTTCCACGGCCACCACTGGGAACCCTGCGTTGTACTCCCGAGCCCGGCTTGGCCCCCCCAGTCCTCCAGCTGCCCGTGAACTGGAGTCCCTTGTGCACCCCCGTCCCCAGGACTggtcccctcctccctcagacaaTGAGGGCAAGGCCGAAGTGCACAGCCTTATGGGGGGCGGCATTTCGGACTGCCGGGGTCACCCCAAGAGAAAG ATTTCCTGGGCTCAGCCAGCCGGGCCGAGCTGGGCAGGCTCCTGGGCGGGCTGTGAGCTGCCCCAGGCGGGCCCCGTGCCCTCGCTCGCCCAAGCCCTGCTACCCCCTGCTGGAACTGGGCAGACTCTGCTGCTGCAGGCTCTGGTGTATGACGCCATAAAG GGCACCGGGAGGAAGAAGCCGCCTCCAGCCTGCAGGAACCAGGTAGAGGCCGAAGTCATTGTCCACTCTGACTTTAGTGCCTCCCAAGGGAACACTGACCTCCATCTCCAAGACCTGGAACCTGAGGATCTCCTGCCTACAGAGGCTCCTGACCTCACCTTGGGTGTGGCGGATCTAGGGCACAGGGCAGACTGGCTGGACATGGAGCTGGGAGGGTGTGAGCAGGCAGCCACTGGGCCAGACAGACTTACCTGCCTGCCAGAGGCTGCCAGTGCTTCCTGCGCCTACTCGGATGTCCAGCCCACCGAGGTTCTGGAGGCCCCTGGGGCCAGCTGCCAGCCCAAGGCCCCCTGCCCTCTAGCAgccagcccagccctgcccagagGCCCTGTCTCCTCCTCTGCTTAG
- the IGDCC4 gene encoding immunoglobulin superfamily DCC subclass member 4 isoform X2 — MARGDARRGHGLIALTFCLLTARGELSLSPESTVELSCGVGPLHVILGPEQAVVLNCSLGTAAAGPPTSVTWSKDGGPLPEHDHLHLLPNGSLWLSLPLAPDGSDEVAPGALGVIEGSYSCLAHGPFGVVASQAAVVKLATLAGFSLHPESQTVEENGTARFECHIEGLPAPVITWEKDQVTVPEEPRLISLPNGVLQILDVQESDAGSYRCVATNSVRQHLSQEALLSVARRGSVAATRGQDVVIVAAPENTTVVSGQSVVMECVASADPTPFVSWVRQDGKPISTDVIVLGRTNLLIGSAQPRHSGVYVCRANKPRTRDFATAAAELRVLAAPAISQAPEALSRTRASTARFVCRASGEPRPALSWLHDGAPLRPNGRVKVQSGGGSLVITQIGLQDAGYYQCVAENGVGTACAAAPLAVVVRDGLPSAPTRVTATPLSSSAVLVAWERPELHSEQIIGFSLHYQKARGMDNVEYQFAVNNDTTELQVRDLEPNTDYEFYVVAYSQLGASRTSTPTVVHTLDDVPSAAPQLSLSSPNPSDIRVAWLPLPPGLSNGQVMKYKIEYGFGKEDQIFSTEVPGNETQLTLNSLQPNKVYRVRISAGTGAGYGAPSQWMQHRTPSMHNQSHVPFAPAELKVWARMESLVVSWQPPPHPAQISGYKLYWREVGAEEEAHGESPPGSRGDQTWDVGPVRLKKKVKQYELTQLVPGRLYEVKLVAFNKHEDGYAAVWKGKTEKAPTPDLPIPRGPPLPPAHVHAESNSSTSIWLRWKKPDFTTVKIVNYTVRFSPWGLRNASLVTYYTSSGEDILIGGLKPFTKYEFAVQSHGVDMDGPFGSVVERSTLPDRPSTPPSDLRLSPLTPSTVRLHWCPPTEPNGEIVEYLILYSNNHTQPEHQWTLLTTEGNIFSAEVHGLESDTRYFFKMGARTEVGPGPFSGLQDVITLQEKLSDSLDVHSVTGIIVGVCLGLLCLLACMCAGLRRGPHREALPGLSSTATTGNPALYSRARLGPPSPPAARELESLVHPRPQDWSPPPSDNEGKAEVHSLMGGGISDCRGHPKRKISWAQPAGPSWAGSWAGCELPQAGPVPSLAQALLPPAGTGQTLLLQALVYDAIKGTGRKKPPPACRNQVEAEVIVHSDFSASQGNTDLHLQDLEPEDLLPTEAPDLTLGVADLGHRADWLDMELGGCEQAATGPDRLTCLPEAASASCAYSDVQPTEVLEAPGASCQPKAPCPLAASPALPRGPVSSSA; from the exons GGGAGCTGTCGTTGTCCCCGGAGTCCACAGTGGAGCTGAGCTGCGGAGTGGGGCCACTGCACGTGATCCTGGGCCCAGAACAGGCTGTGGTGCTGAACTGTAGCTTGGGGACTGCTGCTGCTGGACCCCCCACCAGCGTGACATGGAGCAAGGATGGGGGCCCCCTGCCCGAGCATGACCACCTGCACCTGCTGCCCAACGGCTCCCTGTGGCTGTCCCTGCCGCTAGCACCCGATGGCAGTGACGAGGTGGCCCCCGGGGCCTTGGGGGTCATTGAGGGCAGCTATTCTTGTCTGGCCCATGGCCCCTTCGGAGTGGTGGCCAGCCAGGCCGCTGTGGTCAAGCTCGCCA CACTTGCAGGCTTCTCTCTGCACCCTGAGTCTCAGACGGTAGAGGAGAATGGGACAGCTCGGTTTGAATGTCACATTGAAGGGCTGCCTGCACCAGTCATTACTTGGGAGAAGGACCAGGTGACAGTGCCTGAGGAGCCTCG GCTCATCTCTCTTCCCAACGGCGTCCTCCAGATCCTTGACGTTCAGGAGAGTGACGCAGGCTCCTACCGCTGTGTGGCCACCAACTCAGTCCGCCAGCACCTCAGCCAGGAGGCCCTACTCAGTGTGGCCCGCAGAG GGTCCGTGGCTGCCACCAGAGGGCAGGACGTGGTCATCGTGGCAGCTCCGGAGAACACCACGGTGGTGTCTGGCCAGAGTGTGGTGATGGAATGCGTAGCCTCAGCTGACCCCACCCCTTTCGTGTCCTGGGTCCGGCAGG ACGGGAAACCCATCTCCACGGATGTGATCGTTCTGGGGCGCACCAATCTACTAATAGGCAGCGCGCAGCCCCGCCACTCCGGTGTCTATGTCTGCCGAGCCAACAAGCCACGCACGCGCGACTTTGCCACGGCTGCCGCCGAGCTCCGCGTTCTGG CGGCCCCAGCCATCTCGCAGGCGCCCGAGGCGCTGTCGCGGACGCGGGCGAGCACAGCGCGCTTCGTGTGCCGCGCGTCCGGGGAGCCGCGGCCTGCGCTGAGCTGGCTGCATGACGGGGCGCCGCTGCGGCCCAATGGGCGCGTCAAAGTGCAGAGCGGCGGCGGCAGCCTGGTCATCACGCAGATCGGCCTGCAGGACGCCGGATACTACCAGTGCGTGGCCGAGAATGGCGTGGGCACTGCGTGCGCTGCCGCGCCGCTGGCCGTGGTGGTGCGCGACGGGCTGCCCAGCGCCCCCACGCGCGTCACGGCCACACCGCTGAGCAGCTCCGCTGTGCTGGTGGCCTGGGAGCGGCCGGAGCTGCACAGCGAGCAGATCATCGGCTTCTCCCTTCACTACCAGAAGGCGCGGG GCATGGACAACGTGGAGTACCAGTTTGCTGTGAACAATGACACCACAGAGCTACAGGTTCGGGACCTGGAGCCCAACACTGACTATGAGTTCTACGTGGTGGCCTACTCCCAGCTGGGGGCCAGCCGCACCTCGACCCCCACGGTGGTCCACACGCTGGATGATG TCCCCAGTGCAGCGCCCCAGCTCTCCCTGTCCAGCCCCAACCCCTCGGACATCAGGGTGGCGTGGCTGCCCCTGCCTCCTGGCCTGAGCAATGGGCAGGTGATGAAGTACAAGATAGAGTATGGTTTCGGAAAGGAAG ATCAGATTTTCTCCACCGAGGTGCCAGGGAATGAGACACAGCTTACGCTGAACTCGCTTCAGCCCAACAAGGTGTATCGAGTACGGATTTCGGCTGGCACAGGTGCAGGCTACGGGGCCCCCTCCCAGTGGATGCAGCACAGGACGCCCAGTATGCACAACCAGAGCCATG TCCCCTTTGCTCCTGCAGAGTTGAAGGTGTGGGCAAGGATGGAGTCCCTGGTCGTGTCTTGGCAGCCGCCCCCTCACCCTGCCCAGATCTCTGGCTACAAACTGTACTGGCGGGAGGTGGGGGCCGAGGAGGAGGCCCATGGCGAGAGCCCTCCAGGGAGCCGTGGAGACCAGACTTGGGATGTGGGGCCCGTCCGGCTCAAGAAGAAAGTGAAGCAGTATGAGCTGACCCAGCTCG TCCCCGGACGGCTGTATGAGGTGAAGCTCGTGGCATTCAACAAACACGAAGATGGTTATGCAGCAGTGTGGAAGGGCAAGACAGAGAAGGCTCCCACACCAG ACCTGCCTATCCCAAGGGGGCCACCCTTGCCCCCTGCCCACGTCCATGCAGAATCCAACAGCTCCACATCCATTTGGCTTCGGTGGAAAAAACCAGACTTCACCACAGTCAAGATTGTCAACTACACTGTGCGCTTCAGCCCCTGGGGGCTCAGGAATGCCTCCCTGGTCACCTACTATACcag CTCTGGCGAAGACATCCTCATTGGCGGGCTCAAGCCATTTACCAAATACGAGTTTGCGGTACAGTCCCATGGCGTGGACATGGATGGGCCCTTTGGCTCCGTGGTGGAGCGCTCCACCCTACCTGACC GGCCCTCGACGCCCCCATCCGACCTGCGCCTGAGCCCCCTGACGCCATCCACCGTTCGACTGCACTGGTGCCCCCCGACAGAGCCCAATGGGGAGATCGTGGAGTATCTGATCCTCTACAGCAACAATCACACCCAGCCAGAGCACCAGTGGACTCTGCTCACCACGGAGG GAAATATCTTCAGTGCTGAGGTGCACGGCCTAGAAAGCGACACTAGGTACTTCTTCAAGATGGGGGCACGCACAGAGGTGGGGCCCGGACCCTTCTCTGGTCTGCAGGATGTGATCActctccaggagaagctgtcaG ACTCCCTGGACGTGCACTCGGTCACGGGCATCATTGTGGGCGTCTGCCTGGGCCTCCTCTGCCTCCTGGCCTGCATGTGCGCTGGCCTGCGCCGCGGCCCTCACAG GGAAGCCCTTCCGGGTCTTTCTTCCACGGCCACCACTGGGAACCCTGCGTTGTACTCCCGAGCCCGGCTTGGCCCCCCCAGTCCTCCAGCTGCCCGTGAACTGGAGTCCCTTGTGCACCCCCGTCCCCAGGACTggtcccctcctccctcagacaaTGAGGGCAAGGCCGAAGTGCACAGCCTTATGGGGGGCGGCATTTCGGACTGCCGGGGTCACCCCAAGAGAAAG ATTTCCTGGGCTCAGCCAGCCGGGCCGAGCTGGGCAGGCTCCTGGGCGGGCTGTGAGCTGCCCCAGGCGGGCCCCGTGCCCTCGCTCGCCCAAGCCCTGCTACCCCCTGCTGGAACTGGGCAGACTCTGCTGCTGCAGGCTCTGGTGTATGACGCCATAAAG GGCACCGGGAGGAAGAAGCCGCCTCCAGCCTGCAGGAACCAGGTAGAGGCCGAAGTCATTGTCCACTCTGACTTTAGTGCCTCCCAAGGGAACACTGACCTCCATCTCCAAGACCTGGAACCTGAGGATCTCCTGCCTACAGAGGCTCCTGACCTCACCTTGGGTGTGGCGGATCTAGGGCACAGGGCAGACTGGCTGGACATGGAGCTGGGAGGGTGTGAGCAGGCAGCCACTGGGCCAGACAGACTTACCTGCCTGCCAGAGGCTGCCAGTGCTTCCTGCGCCTACTCGGATGTCCAGCCCACCGAGGTTCTGGAGGCCCCTGGGGCCAGCTGCCAGCCCAAGGCCCCCTGCCCTCTAGCAgccagcccagccctgcccagagGCCCTGTCTCCTCCTCTGCTTAG